One region of Vibrio zhugei genomic DNA includes:
- the helD gene encoding DNA helicase IV, whose amino-acid sequence MELRASKTAQFLITNEYYEVVLDKNHIVLSSVKEEEHIPFQVWNGCVKVHHGLWWGSLQFYAHERNGEQRSWLVQGLPWPQCRDWAEQAVAAYQAWHHEQCQQLSDYVPQWHQELSSILSLSSFLPHSLITQWAGRVHDDMTAMKITLEEIEQRAPQAMQKMMPWLVEPSAQLAQRNDEWIEQEKPQWQSLFEQIESSPLNESQQKAVLLNDDHNLVLAGAGSGKTSVLVARIAYLLASGLARPEDILLVAFGKQAALEMQERIEQRIGERARGVQVNTFHQLGLTILKQVDGQDVTLSPVAAEPNLKHAWCIDWLKRHWMTPTNFKRWQKHLSKWPIAYLTGDDELGSQVENPKLIAWLESQLDNLCQMGLKKKTIQERLIDHPDYTRLNSELNLCWPCYQEWQRMLKESGQVDFNLMINRATQYVNQSKYTSAWQFIMVDEYQDISPARLDLLQALCEQRPQACNLFAVGDDWQAIYQFTGSNVNLTTQFQDHFPNSTVHYLDTTYRFNEQIGAVANAFIQKNPNQIPKPLISKKSQKQKAVYVMPTSQIEKVLAQLNRKADGLKTVLFLGRNHYHEPELLKDWQNQYLSLKLHFMTCHASKGKEADYVIVVGVDETQFPMKSKNVHLDNALNHHGDEYPFAEERRLFYVALTRAKDKVWVTHNGVGSSFVQELITGDYPVVNKK is encoded by the coding sequence ATGGAGCTGCGCGCATCTAAGACAGCACAATTTTTAATCACCAACGAATATTATGAAGTTGTGTTAGACAAAAACCACATCGTTTTATCCTCCGTAAAAGAGGAGGAACACATTCCTTTTCAAGTTTGGAATGGGTGTGTCAAAGTGCATCACGGTCTATGGTGGGGATCGCTACAGTTTTATGCACACGAACGTAATGGAGAGCAGCGTTCTTGGTTAGTACAAGGTCTGCCTTGGCCACAATGTCGTGACTGGGCTGAGCAGGCGGTGGCGGCCTATCAAGCTTGGCATCACGAGCAATGTCAGCAGTTAAGCGACTATGTGCCCCAATGGCATCAAGAGCTGTCATCCATTTTATCTCTGTCGTCTTTCTTACCCCATTCTCTCATCACCCAATGGGCTGGCAGAGTGCATGACGACATGACTGCCATGAAAATCACGTTGGAAGAAATCGAACAACGAGCTCCTCAGGCCATGCAGAAGATGATGCCTTGGTTGGTTGAACCTTCAGCGCAGCTCGCCCAACGTAATGATGAGTGGATTGAACAGGAAAAGCCGCAATGGCAATCGTTATTTGAACAGATTGAATCTTCCCCTTTGAACGAGTCACAGCAAAAAGCAGTCTTGCTGAATGATGACCACAATTTAGTCTTGGCTGGTGCAGGCTCGGGGAAAACGAGCGTGCTGGTGGCGCGTATTGCCTACCTCTTGGCCAGTGGCTTAGCGCGCCCTGAGGATATTTTGCTGGTTGCCTTTGGCAAACAAGCGGCCTTAGAAATGCAGGAGCGCATTGAACAACGTATTGGTGAGCGTGCCCGTGGCGTTCAGGTCAATACCTTCCATCAGCTTGGTTTAACCATTCTCAAACAGGTGGATGGACAGGATGTGACGCTGTCACCTGTGGCCGCCGAGCCTAACCTGAAGCACGCATGGTGCATCGACTGGTTAAAACGTCATTGGATGACACCGACCAACTTTAAGCGTTGGCAAAAACACCTGTCTAAGTGGCCGATTGCTTATTTGACCGGGGATGATGAATTGGGCAGCCAAGTGGAAAACCCAAAGCTGATTGCTTGGTTGGAATCACAGTTGGATAACTTGTGTCAGATGGGATTGAAGAAAAAAACGATTCAAGAACGCTTAATTGATCATCCAGATTACACGCGCCTAAACAGTGAACTCAATCTGTGCTGGCCATGTTATCAAGAGTGGCAGCGTATGCTCAAAGAGTCAGGGCAGGTCGATTTTAACTTAATGATCAACCGTGCCACTCAGTATGTGAATCAGTCGAAATACACGTCTGCATGGCAATTTATTATGGTCGATGAGTATCAAGACATCTCTCCGGCAAGATTGGATTTGTTGCAAGCACTGTGTGAGCAACGTCCACAAGCCTGCAACCTTTTTGCAGTAGGCGACGATTGGCAAGCGATATATCAGTTTACCGGGTCTAACGTCAATTTAACCACTCAGTTCCAAGACCATTTCCCTAACTCGACGGTGCATTACTTAGATACAACGTATCGCTTTAATGAGCAAATTGGGGCGGTTGCGAATGCTTTTATTCAGAAAAACCCCAACCAGATACCGAAACCGTTAATCAGTAAAAAATCACAAAAACAAAAAGCGGTGTATGTGATGCCAACCAGTCAAATTGAGAAAGTACTCGCTCAACTTAATCGCAAAGCCGATGGGTTGAAAACCGTATTATTCTTAGGCCGTAATCATTATCACGAACCTGAATTACTCAAAGACTGGCAAAATCAATATCTATCCTTAAAATTACATTTCATGACGTGTCATGCAAGCAAAGGGAAAGAGGCCGACTACGTGATTGTCGTGGGAGTTGATGAAACTCAGTTCCCAATGAAAAGTAAAAATGTGCATTTAGACAATGCCCTCAATCACCATGGTGATGAGTATCCGTTTGCCGAAGAACGTCGACTTTTCTATGTGGCATTGACGCGAGCGAAAGACAAAGTTTGGGTCACACATAACGGTGTGGGGTCGAGTTTTGTTCAAGAGCTTATTACCGGCGATTATCCGGTTGTGAATAAAAAATAA
- a CDS encoding methylglyoxal synthase, which yields MHKTTRVMSAHKHVALVAHDNYKTELLRWVEENKPTLQQHFLYATGTTGTMLSKATGLAIKSKISGPMGGDQQVGAMIAEGKIDVLIFFWDPLNAVPHDPDVKALLRIASVWNIPVATNRASATFIFNSELINQEVAIEIPDYKAYLDERV from the coding sequence ATGCACAAAACCACTCGCGTCATGAGTGCTCATAAGCACGTTGCCTTAGTGGCACACGATAACTATAAAACTGAATTATTGCGTTGGGTGGAAGAAAATAAACCCACGTTACAACAGCATTTTTTGTACGCGACCGGCACCACTGGAACCATGCTCAGTAAAGCAACTGGATTAGCCATTAAAAGTAAAATCAGTGGCCCAATGGGCGGTGACCAACAAGTCGGTGCGATGATCGCTGAGGGTAAAATCGATGTATTAATTTTCTTTTGGGATCCATTGAATGCGGTTCCTCATGATCCAGACGTCAAAGCCCTACTCCGTATTGCCAGTGTCTGGAATATCCCAGTTGCGACAAACAGAGCCAGTGCCACATTTATCTTTAACTCTGAATTAATCAACCAAGAAGTCGCGATCGAAATTCCCGATTATAAAGCGTATCTAGACGAGCGCGTCTAA
- a CDS encoding AraC family transcriptional regulator → MSDLVSLMQRYVEQNQLHDLEGGVNTEVPGVRFYRSTHSTNKTPFVYESGIIILGQGYKTITIGNEHRVTYGANDYLVAGVPMPLECESLATPEEPILGLSIHIEHTLLMRLVSQLDEHGMEYPTQKKGQCGVQSVRMNERMLNSCQRMMHALLHPIEAKVLGQSLIEDILFCVLTGTEGHVLVELARYEGHYARIAKALAKIHSHYNEPLSVQALSEVSNMSISAFHHAFRAVTMESPLQYLKKVRLNKAKQLIQVEGVRVTEAAMKVGYVSPSQFSREFKRHFNQTPKGHVGLSDSVSSVAAKPV, encoded by the coding sequence ATGAGCGATTTAGTGAGCTTAATGCAGCGTTACGTAGAGCAAAACCAGTTACATGATCTTGAGGGAGGGGTGAATACCGAAGTGCCGGGGGTTCGGTTTTATCGCTCCACGCACTCGACAAACAAGACCCCATTCGTCTATGAATCTGGGATCATTATTCTTGGTCAAGGTTACAAAACGATTACGATTGGTAACGAACATCGCGTGACATATGGGGCCAATGACTATCTGGTCGCTGGAGTGCCCATGCCCTTGGAATGTGAATCTCTGGCGACGCCAGAAGAACCTATCCTGGGGTTAAGTATTCATATTGAGCATACGCTATTGATGCGTTTAGTGAGTCAGTTAGATGAGCATGGTATGGAATATCCGACTCAGAAAAAAGGCCAGTGTGGCGTTCAATCGGTAAGAATGAATGAGCGCATGCTTAATAGTTGTCAGCGGATGATGCATGCTTTATTGCATCCTATAGAAGCGAAGGTGCTAGGACAGTCGTTAATTGAAGACATTCTCTTTTGTGTCTTAACTGGCACGGAAGGACACGTCTTGGTTGAACTGGCTCGCTACGAAGGACACTATGCGCGAATTGCGAAAGCGCTCGCAAAGATCCATAGCCACTATAATGAGCCATTGTCCGTTCAGGCCTTATCGGAAGTGTCGAATATGAGTATCTCAGCGTTTCACCATGCATTTCGAGCGGTCACGATGGAATCGCCTTTACAGTATTTGAAAAAGGTGCGTTTGAATAAAGCCAAGCAATTGATTCAAGTGGAAGGGGTACGCGTTACTGAAGCGGCGATGAAAGTCGGCTATGTGAGTCCCTCTCAGTTTAGCCGAGAATTTAAGCGGCACTTTAATCAAACGCCGAAGGGGCATGTTGGGCTGAGTGACTCGGTGAGCAGTGTGGCGGCGAAGCCCGTGTAA
- a CDS encoding RICIN domain-containing protein, with the protein MTSASTLAANCTQMPNSGGTYYIINKGSNHALDVNTNDTSATPNVITYENWKPNNQKFVVTKQSDGYWEMKSVYNNKLVEVYNSCTANGANVDTYDDWNGDTQRWELKPQSDGAFKIVSKVSAKSLTVAGSQNGANVYQNDDANLSSQRWYFNPVDGQCGSGSGGSNGVIGFANQPGNDGLSTTTGGQGGPEVTVQTCDALVRELGTDGRRVIKIPANKTIDCRTAPRPVQACRLDCAMWNDPGKLWYRLPVGNTSCTSLDSDTNQTFTVQRNDTRIMVKSNKSVIGGNKNSSLRGGTFVVYNAKNVIIKNLNIFDVNPALVEAGKGVLVDNSTHVWIDHVSFRNISDGHIDFDNSKNVTVSWNRFFGQNNQVCANHHWYTNLVKNTQVTFHHNFWDNAAGRNPKLYGPNTRAHIFNNYYKNITYFSISVSHGAQALVENNYFENALSPHWREGEGFIQASGNTYVGSSAQNTHRDSGDRVFQDINLYPYALQNPNSLGSVIDSQTGPQ; encoded by the coding sequence GTGACTAGCGCATCGACGTTGGCCGCGAATTGTACGCAAATGCCCAATTCTGGGGGAACGTATTACATTATTAATAAAGGGTCTAATCATGCTCTGGATGTGAATACCAATGATACCAGTGCGACACCAAATGTGATTACTTATGAAAATTGGAAACCGAATAACCAGAAATTTGTTGTTACGAAACAATCTGATGGCTATTGGGAAATGAAATCCGTTTATAATAATAAATTGGTCGAAGTTTATAATAGTTGTACGGCTAACGGAGCCAATGTTGATACGTATGATGATTGGAATGGCGATACCCAGCGTTGGGAATTGAAACCTCAAAGTGATGGGGCGTTTAAAATTGTAAGTAAAGTATCGGCTAAATCGTTGACCGTGGCTGGGAGTCAGAACGGTGCGAATGTTTATCAAAATGATGATGCAAATTTAAGTTCGCAGCGTTGGTATTTTAACCCTGTCGATGGGCAATGTGGTTCGGGCAGTGGCGGCTCCAATGGCGTAATAGGATTTGCCAATCAACCAGGGAATGACGGATTGAGTACCACAACTGGCGGGCAAGGCGGCCCGGAAGTGACAGTGCAAACGTGTGACGCGCTTGTACGAGAATTGGGAACGGATGGTCGCCGAGTGATTAAAATACCCGCCAATAAAACCATCGATTGTCGTACTGCGCCACGTCCGGTACAAGCGTGTCGCCTAGACTGTGCCATGTGGAATGATCCGGGTAAGCTTTGGTACCGCCTTCCGGTCGGCAATACGTCATGTACATCTCTGGATAGTGACACCAACCAAACATTTACGGTTCAGCGTAATGATACTCGAATTATGGTGAAGTCCAATAAATCGGTCATCGGCGGCAATAAGAACTCCAGTTTACGAGGGGGCACATTTGTCGTGTACAACGCGAAGAATGTGATTATCAAAAACCTCAACATCTTTGATGTGAACCCGGCGCTGGTTGAGGCAGGGAAAGGGGTGCTGGTGGATAACAGTACGCATGTGTGGATTGACCATGTATCGTTTAGAAACATCAGTGATGGGCATATTGACTTTGATAACAGTAAAAACGTAACGGTGAGTTGGAACCGTTTCTTTGGACAAAATAATCAAGTGTGTGCGAACCATCATTGGTATACCAATCTGGTAAAAAATACTCAGGTGACGTTCCATCATAATTTCTGGGACAATGCAGCCGGTCGAAACCCGAAATTGTACGGGCCGAATACGCGTGCGCACATCTTTAATAATTACTATAAAAACATTACTTATTTCTCCATCAGCGTATCGCATGGAGCTCAAGCATTGGTAGAAAATAATTATTTTGAAAACGCGTTAAGCCCACATTGGCGTGAAGGGGAAGGGTTTATTCAAGCCTCGGGTAATACCTATGTTGGATCGTCAGCGCAGAATACGCATCGTGACAGTGGTGATCGCGTATTTCAAGATATCAATCTTTATCCCTACGCACTGCAAAACCCGAACAGTCTCGGTAGTGTGATTGATAGTCAAACGGGTCCACAATAA
- a CDS encoding IS30 family transposase: MNYQQLTEGRRYQISALLERGISVPEIAKTVQCHRSTVYRELKRGRKGEHYCPNEAQMSSTKKRKTARKYRIPKERVDFIRLLLETDWSPEQISNVLTKIGASVSHEWIYRFVAQDKRLGGKLYRHLRQGHKRYRRGKQEKAPAIKNTVSIDDRPSIVDSKERFGDWEIDTVLGKHGTGAMVTILERKTRFYVVKKVPSKSADDVTKATIELLKPYKKHVHTITADNGREFAGHETIAKELKADVYFAHPYSSWERGANENANGLLRQYVKKGTDLTTVTDIDIEFALSRINYRPRKCLGFKQAAIIFEEMALAS, from the coding sequence ATGAATTATCAACAGTTGACCGAAGGCAGAAGATACCAGATTTCTGCTCTTTTGGAACGGGGAATTTCGGTTCCTGAAATAGCTAAAACAGTTCAGTGCCACCGCTCGACGGTATACCGTGAGCTTAAACGCGGTCGGAAGGGAGAGCATTATTGCCCTAACGAAGCCCAGATGTCGTCTACCAAAAAGCGCAAAACAGCACGTAAATACCGAATACCAAAGGAACGTGTCGATTTTATCCGCCTTCTTTTAGAAACAGATTGGAGTCCAGAGCAGATTTCTAATGTATTAACGAAAATTGGTGCATCTGTCAGTCATGAGTGGATCTATCGCTTTGTTGCTCAAGATAAACGCTTGGGCGGTAAGTTATATCGTCACTTGAGACAAGGTCATAAGCGGTATCGCCGAGGTAAACAAGAGAAAGCTCCAGCGATAAAAAATACCGTTTCGATTGATGATAGACCAAGCATCGTTGACAGTAAGGAGCGGTTTGGTGACTGGGAAATCGACACTGTGCTAGGTAAGCATGGTACAGGTGCAATGGTGACTATTTTAGAGCGTAAGACTCGATTTTACGTGGTAAAGAAAGTGCCATCTAAGTCAGCGGATGATGTCACCAAAGCGACAATAGAGCTACTGAAGCCCTATAAGAAACATGTCCATACCATTACGGCAGATAACGGGCGAGAGTTTGCAGGTCATGAAACCATCGCAAAAGAATTAAAGGCTGATGTGTACTTTGCTCATCCGTACAGTTCTTGGGAGCGTGGTGCTAATGAGAATGCGAACGGTCTTTTAAGGCAATATGTGAAGAAAGGAACCGATCTAACGACAGTGACGGACATCGATATAGAGTTCGCTTTATCGCGGATAAATTACCGTCCGAGAAAGTGTTTAGGCTTCAAGCAGGCAGCCATTATATTTGAGGAGATGGCTTTAGCTTCTTGA
- the pncA gene encoding bifunctional nicotinamidase/pyrazinamidase gives MKRALILVDIQNDFSPTGALPVAEGNEIIPVVNQLIPQFEHVVATKDWHPSGHGSFASTHDTDIGSFIDLDGIQQIMWPDHCVQYSVGSEFIEGLNVDAITHVVHKGTQPKVDSYSGFFDNQRLGKTGLADYLTSQGITDVYITGLATDYCVKFTALDAVDLGFNTWVVVDACRGVNMQPDDCDKACAEMKAAGCQLITSSQLLN, from the coding sequence ATGAAACGTGCGCTGATATTGGTCGATATACAAAATGATTTTTCTCCCACTGGGGCGTTACCGGTGGCAGAAGGCAATGAGATCATTCCGGTGGTCAATCAATTAATTCCACAATTTGAACATGTGGTTGCCACCAAAGATTGGCATCCGAGTGGCCATGGTAGTTTTGCCTCGACTCATGACACGGATATCGGTAGCTTCATTGATCTTGATGGTATTCAACAGATTATGTGGCCGGATCACTGTGTACAGTACAGTGTCGGGAGCGAATTTATTGAAGGGCTCAATGTCGATGCCATCACCCACGTGGTTCATAAAGGGACACAGCCCAAAGTCGATAGCTACAGTGGCTTTTTCGATAATCAACGCTTAGGAAAAACAGGTCTGGCTGATTACCTCACCAGTCAGGGAATTACCGATGTCTACATCACTGGGTTGGCGACCGATTATTGCGTCAAATTTACCGCGTTGGACGCGGTGGATCTTGGATTTAATACGTGGGTCGTGGTCGATGCTTGTCGTGGTGTGAATATGCAGCCTGATGATTGTGATAAAGCGTGCGCTGAAATGAAAGCCGCGGGGTGTCAGTTAATCACTTCTTCACAGCTCCTTAATTAA
- the yccS gene encoding YccS family putative transporter: MININRLRLYWANKTLNYSALILITLLGVVIPCWYYQLNTFVTPLILGVIAAALSERDDNFTGRLTAILLTLVCFAIAAFSIELLFNRPLWFGIGLCISTFGFTMLGSFGSRYASIAFASLLLAVYTMIGGAQPHSIWFQPILLLTGATWYFLVSMIWYMFWPMQVIQHNLATVFNQLAVYLDSKAVMFHPIAGYSPQPHRINEAQLNAATVASLNQCKALFLTRAKRGHVDSASDRFLRIYFLAQDIHERASSTHYRYQELSEHFSRSDILFRFRYLLESQAAACRKVAECIRLGQDYEHNGESLSALDELQSSITYLKQQQNNEQRSLIAQLGYLFTNLVTVEKLLHNIGSPFTNSLDEDTLHDTEPRTFKTMWANLKANMTPDSMLFRHAIRMSIALTLGYIIQQSFDLNLGYWILLTTLFVCQPNYVATRQKIISRIIGTIVGLIIGTMLLTLFPSQESQLAFIVIAGVMFFAFRINNYGYATGFITLLVLFCFSQLGQGFAVILPRLIDTLIGCVLAVTAVATILPDWHSKRLHKVMADAIESNKHYLDQIIGQYRIGKKDTLNYRIARRNAHNQDAALSAAVNNMLAEPGRFRTTTDESFRFLTLNHALLSYISTLGAHRTRISDHVHTLILNAHSLIHQHLDVLYQQLFNHCEQSDITLIDDLGLEQKLAEWRDEDDDNARMVLQQLHLVYRMLPELHSLADKLAVRVQHPDQSSSLSSPFGKHT, translated from the coding sequence GTGATAAATATCAATCGTCTACGACTTTATTGGGCCAATAAAACGCTCAACTATTCCGCGTTAATTCTGATCACCTTACTCGGTGTGGTCATTCCATGTTGGTATTATCAATTAAATACCTTTGTCACACCTTTAATTTTAGGCGTGATCGCAGCGGCATTATCCGAGCGGGACGATAATTTTACAGGTCGACTCACTGCGATCCTGTTGACCTTAGTGTGTTTCGCCATCGCTGCCTTTTCAATTGAGTTATTATTCAACCGACCGCTTTGGTTTGGTATTGGCCTGTGCATATCAACGTTTGGCTTTACCATGCTCGGCTCGTTTGGCTCACGTTATGCCAGTATTGCTTTTGCGTCGTTGTTGCTCGCCGTCTACACCATGATTGGTGGAGCTCAGCCTCACAGTATTTGGTTCCAGCCGATTTTACTGTTAACCGGCGCAACCTGGTACTTCTTGGTGTCAATGATTTGGTATATGTTTTGGCCGATGCAAGTGATTCAGCACAACCTTGCGACGGTTTTCAACCAACTCGCTGTCTACCTCGACTCGAAAGCGGTCATGTTTCATCCTATTGCCGGTTACTCACCTCAGCCTCATCGCATCAATGAAGCGCAACTGAATGCGGCAACGGTCGCCTCGTTAAACCAATGTAAAGCGTTGTTTTTAACGCGAGCCAAGCGCGGTCATGTGGATAGCGCAAGCGATCGGTTTTTACGTATCTACTTTTTAGCGCAGGATATTCACGAGCGTGCCAGTTCGACCCACTATCGCTATCAGGAGCTGTCTGAGCATTTTTCACGCAGTGATATCTTATTCCGCTTTCGTTATTTATTGGAAAGCCAAGCGGCCGCCTGTCGTAAGGTGGCTGAATGTATTCGCTTGGGTCAAGATTACGAACACAATGGCGAGTCGCTCTCTGCGTTAGATGAATTACAATCGTCCATTACCTATCTCAAGCAGCAACAGAATAATGAGCAACGCTCACTCATCGCCCAGCTTGGTTACCTGTTTACCAACCTAGTGACCGTAGAAAAACTGCTGCACAATATTGGCTCGCCCTTTACCAACTCGCTCGATGAAGACACACTGCACGATACCGAACCGAGAACCTTCAAAACAATGTGGGCCAATTTGAAAGCCAATATGACGCCAGACTCAATGCTCTTTCGTCACGCCATTAGAATGTCTATCGCCTTAACACTGGGATATATCATTCAGCAGAGTTTTGACTTAAATCTTGGCTATTGGATTTTACTGACGACACTGTTTGTGTGTCAGCCCAACTACGTCGCCACTCGTCAAAAGATCATTTCACGTATCATTGGCACCATTGTTGGCCTGATCATTGGGACGATGTTACTGACCTTATTCCCCTCTCAAGAAAGTCAGTTGGCTTTTATCGTTATTGCCGGAGTCATGTTTTTCGCATTTCGTATTAATAATTATGGGTACGCCACAGGCTTTATTACCTTACTCGTGCTGTTCTGTTTCAGTCAGCTCGGACAAGGCTTTGCCGTCATTTTACCGCGCCTTATTGATACACTCATTGGCTGTGTCTTGGCGGTGACGGCGGTGGCGACGATCCTCCCTGATTGGCATTCAAAGCGCTTACATAAGGTGATGGCCGATGCGATTGAGAGCAATAAACATTATTTAGATCAAATCATTGGCCAATACCGTATCGGTAAAAAAGACACACTCAATTATCGAATTGCTCGTCGCAATGCCCATAACCAAGATGCCGCGCTTTCCGCTGCCGTGAACAACATGTTGGCAGAGCCGGGTCGTTTTCGCACCACGACCGATGAAAGCTTTCGCTTTTTGACTTTAAACCATGCATTACTGAGCTATATTTCGACACTTGGCGCGCACCGCACCCGTATTAGTGACCATGTACACACCTTGATTCTTAATGCGCACTCGTTGATTCATCAACATTTGGATGTGCTCTATCAACAATTGTTTAATCATTGTGAGCAAAGTGATATTACGCTCATCGATGATCTCGGCTTAGAGCAAAAGCTCGCGGAATGGCGAGACGAAGACGATGATAATGCACGCATGGTCTTGCAACAGTTACACCTCGTGTATCGTATGCTCCCAGAACTGCATTCTCTGGCTGACAAGCTTGCAGTACGAGTACAACATCCAGACCAATCGTCTTCTTTGTCATCACCTTTCGGCAAACACACTTAA
- a CDS encoding iron-containing alcohol dehydrogenase — MQFSYSNPTQIHFGQGQIQTIAQQIPLDSKVLVIYGGGSIKKNGVYDQVAEALKEHTWKEFSGVEPNPTKETLDNAIQMAKEHNINFILAVGGGSVIDGSKFVSAAACYEGDSWDIMIGKHTVTTALPIGAILTLPATGSESNSGAVITKRATNDKLPFHSKAVQPLFAVLDPEVMKTLPERQLINGIVDAWVHTCEQYLTTPTSARVQEGYAETLLRTLLDLGQRYDNRDNDEWRANLMWSANQALNGLIGTGVPQDWATHMIGHEFTALWQVDHGRSLAIVQPWLLRNQMDVKRAKLEQMGRNVFGLETGDDLAERTIQAIEAFYHSLNVDTQFADHGMTQPEAVDTVVGQLEKHGMTALGEHNAITLTQSREILENALV; from the coding sequence ATGCAATTTTCTTATTCAAACCCAACACAAATTCATTTTGGACAGGGCCAAATTCAAACCATCGCCCAACAAATCCCACTCGATAGCAAAGTGTTAGTGATTTACGGTGGTGGCTCTATCAAGAAAAACGGTGTTTATGACCAAGTGGCCGAAGCGCTAAAAGAACATACATGGAAAGAGTTTTCAGGTGTTGAACCGAACCCAACGAAAGAAACCTTAGATAACGCCATCCAGATGGCTAAAGAACACAACATTAACTTCATTTTGGCCGTGGGTGGTGGTTCTGTTATCGATGGTTCTAAATTTGTCTCAGCCGCTGCCTGCTATGAAGGCGATAGCTGGGATATTATGATTGGTAAGCATACTGTAACGACTGCGCTACCGATTGGTGCTATTTTGACACTGCCTGCGACGGGTTCAGAATCCAACTCTGGCGCAGTAATTACCAAACGAGCGACGAATGACAAACTGCCATTCCATTCTAAAGCCGTACAACCTCTGTTCGCGGTTCTGGACCCAGAGGTAATGAAAACCTTACCGGAACGTCAACTGATCAACGGTATCGTCGATGCTTGGGTACACACTTGTGAGCAGTATTTAACCACGCCAACCTCAGCAAGAGTACAAGAAGGTTATGCCGAAACGCTACTGCGCACTCTGCTTGACCTTGGTCAGCGTTACGACAACCGTGACAACGACGAATGGCGCGCAAACTTAATGTGGTCGGCAAACCAAGCGCTGAATGGTCTGATTGGTACTGGTGTACCGCAAGATTGGGCAACCCATATGATTGGTCATGAGTTTACCGCACTATGGCAAGTTGACCACGGTCGTTCACTCGCTATCGTGCAACCATGGTTGCTACGTAACCAAATGGATGTAAAACGTGCGAAATTAGAACAAATGGGTCGCAACGTATTTGGTTTAGAAACCGGAGACGATTTGGCTGAGCGTACGATTCAAGCCATCGAAGCCTTCTACCACAGCCTTAACGTGGACACCCAATTTGCCGACCATGGCATGACACAGCCAGAAGCCGTCGACACGGTGGTTGGACAATTAGAAAAACACGGTATGACAGCATTAGGTGAACACAACGCCATTACGCTCACTCAGTCCCGTGAAATTTTAGAAAACGCCTTGGTTTAA